A portion of the Limanda limanda chromosome 3, fLimLim1.1, whole genome shotgun sequence genome contains these proteins:
- the tle3b gene encoding transducin-like enhancer protein 3-B isoform X8, which translates to MYPQGRHPAPHQPGQPGFKFTVAESCDRIKDEFQFLQAQYHSLKVEYDKLANEKTEMQRHYVMYYEMSYGLNIEMHKQTEIAKRLNAILAQIMPFLSQEHQQQVAQAVERAKQVTMTELNAIIGVRGLPNLPLTQQLQAQHLSHAAHGPPIQLPPHPSGLQPPGIPSVTGAGSGLLALGALGSQAHLPVKDEKNHHDLEHRERESSTNNSVSPSDSLRAASEKHRSSSDYGLDSKKRKVDDKDNMSRYDSDGDKSDDLVVDVSNEDPATPRASPAHSPPENGLDKSRGLKKDAAPNSPASVASSGSTPSSKAKDHAHNDKSSTPSLKSNTPTPRNEAPTPGTSTTPGLRPLTLGKPPGMEALTAPALRTPLSIAGSYATPFGMMSHHEMNGSLTSPSVYPGLISPQMSAAAAAAYGRSPIPGFDPHSHMRAPGLPASLTSISGGKPAYSFHVSADGQMQPVPFPPDALVGPGIPRHARQINTLSHGEVVCAVTISNPTRHVYTGGKGCVKIWDISQPGSKSPVSQLDCLNRDNYIRSCKLLPDGRTLIVGGEASTLTIWDLASQTPRIKAELTSSAPACYALAISPDAKVCFSCCSDGNIAVWDLHNQTLVRQFQGHTDGASCIDISHDGTKLWTGGLDNTVRSWDLREGRQLQQHDFTSQIFSLGYCPTGEWLAVGMESSNVEVLHHTKPDKYQLHLHESCVLSLKFAYCGKWFVSTGKDNLLNAWRTPYGASIFQSKESSSVLSCDISADDKYIVTGSGDKKATVYEVIY; encoded by the exons GCACCTCATCAGCCGGGGCAGCCTGGCTTCAAGTTCACCGTGGCCGAGTCCTGCGACCGGATCAAAGACGAGTTCCAGTTCCTGCAGGCCCAGTACCACAG cCTTAAAGTGGAGTACGACAAACTGGCCAATGAGAAGACGGAGATGCAGCGTCACTACGTCATG TACTACGAGATGTCCTATGGGCTCAACATTGAGATGCACAAACAG ACTGAGATTGCCAAACGTCTCAATGCAATTCTGGCTCAGATCATGCCATTCTTGTCACAAGAG CATCAACAGCAGGTGGCTCAAGCTGTTGAACGGGCCAAGCAGGTGACAATGACTGAGCTGAATGCGATCATCGGGGTACGTGGACTTCCCAATCTGCCTCTCACT cagcagctccaggcccAGCACCTCTCTCACGCCGCCCACGGCCCCCCGATCCAGCTGCCCCCTCACCCCTCAGGCCTGCAGCCGCCTGGCATCCCCTCGGTGACAGGCGCTGGCTCCGGCCTGCTGGCTCTGGGAGCTCTTGGCAGTCAGGCCCACCTGCCTGTGAAGGATGAGAAGAACCACCACGACCTGGAGCACCGAG AGCGCGAGTCGAGCACG AATAACTCGGTGTCGCCGTCAGACAGCCTACGGGCCGCGAGCGAGAAGCACCGCAGCTCTTCAGATTACGGCCTCGACTCCAAGAAACGCAAAGTGGACGACAAGGACAACATGAGCAGATAC GACAGCGACGGAGACAAGAGTGACGACCTGGTGGTGGACGTGTCCAACGAG GACCCGGCCACCCCCCGAGCCAGCCCGGCCCACTCGCCTCCGGAGAACGGCCTCGATAAATCCCGGGGCCTGAAGAAGGACGCCGCCCCCAACAGCCCCGCCTCCGTCGCCTCTTCCGGCAGCACACCGTCCTCCAAAGCAAAGGACCACGCCCAT AACGACAAGTCGTCCACGCCGAGCCTGAAGTCCAACACGCCCACACCCAGGAACGAGGCGCCGACCCCAGGAACCAGCACCACTCCAGGACTCCGACCGCTAACGCTGGGCAAACCCCCCGGCATGGAGGCACTAA CTGCTCCCGCCCTGCGCACGCCGCTGTCCATCGCAGGTTCCTACGCCACGCCGTTTGGAATGATGAGTCATCACGAGATGAACGGGTCCCTCACCAGCCCCAGCGTGTACCCGGGTCTCATCTCGCCTCAGATgagcgctgcagctgctgccgccTACGGACGCTCACCAATT ccggGGTTTGACCCTCATTCTCACATGAGAGCTCCGGGCCTGCCAGCCAGCCTCACGTCTATTTCTGGAGGAAAACC agcttattcTTTTCACGTGAGTGCAGATGGCCAGATGCAGCCCGTGCCCTTCCCTCCGGACGCCCTGGTGGGCCCGGGCATCCCGCGCCACGCTCGCCAGATCAACACGCTGAGCCACGGCGAGGTGGTGTGCGCTGTCACCATCAGCAACCCCACGCGTCACGTCTACACCGGCGGCAAGGGCTGTGTCAAGATCTGGGACATCAGCCAACCGGGCAGCAAGAGCCCAGTGTCCCAGCTCGACTGCCTG AACAGAGACAATTACATCCGCTCGTGCAAGCTGCTGCCTGACGGCCGCACCCTGATCGTGGGGGGGGAGGCCAGCACGCTGACCATCTGGGACCTGGCCTCACAGACGCCACGCATCAAGGCCGAGCTCACTTCCTCCGCTCCGGCCTGCTACGCCCTGGCCATCAGCCCCGACGCCAAGgtctgcttctcctgctgctccgaTGGGAACATCGCGGTGTGGGACCTCCACAACCAGACCCTCGTCAG GCAGTTCCAGGGCCACACAGACGGAGCCAGCTGCATCGACATCTCCCACGACGGGACCAAGCTGTGGACCGGAGGCCTGGACAACACCGTGCGCTCCTGGGACCTGAGGGAGGGACGGCAGCTCCAACAACACGACTTTACCTCacag ATCTTCTCTCTCGGCTACTGTCCCACCGGAGAGTGGCTGGCTGTCGGCATGGAGAGCAGCAACGTGGAAGTGCTTCATCACACCAAGCCCGACAAGTATCAGCTGCACCTGCACGAGAGCTGCGTCCTCTCACTCAAGTTCGCCTACTGTG GTAAATGGTTTGTGAGCACAGGGAAGGACAATCTGCTGAATGCATGGAGGACTCCTTATGGTGCCAGCATATTCCAG TCGAAGGAGTCGTCCTCCGTCCTGAGCTGTGACATCTCAGCAGACGACAAATACATCGTGACCGGATCCGGAGACAAGAAGGCCACGGTCTACGAGGTGATCTACTGA
- the tle3b gene encoding transducin-like enhancer protein 3-B isoform X6, protein MYPQGRHPAPHQPGQPGFKFTVAESCDRIKDEFQFLQAQYHSLKVEYDKLANEKTEMQRHYVMYYEMSYGLNIEMHKQTEIAKRLNAILAQIMPFLSQEHQQQVAQAVERAKQVTMTELNAIIGQQPPPHSAYPAFMQQQLQAQHLSHAAHGPPIQLPPHPSGLQPPGIPSVTGAGSGLLALGALGSQAHLPVKDEKNHHDLEHRERESSTNNSVSPSDSLRAASEKHRSSSDYGLDSKKRKVDDKDNMSRYDSDGDKSDDLVVDVSNEDPATPRASPAHSPPENGLDKSRGLKKDAAPNSPASVASSGSTPSSKAKDHAHNDKSSTPSLKSNTPTPRNEAPTPGTSTTPGLRPLTLGKPPGMEALTAPALRTPLSIAGSYATPFGMMSHHEMNGSLTSPSVYPGLISPQMSAAAAAAYGRSPIPGFDPHSHMRAPGLPASLTSISGGKPAYSFHVSADGQMQPVPFPPDALVGPGIPRHARQINTLSHGEVVCAVTISNPTRHVYTGGKGCVKIWDISQPGSKSPVSQLDCLNRDNYIRSCKLLPDGRTLIVGGEASTLTIWDLASQTPRIKAELTSSAPACYALAISPDAKVCFSCCSDGNIAVWDLHNQTLVRQFQGHTDGASCIDISHDGTKLWTGGLDNTVRSWDLREGRQLQQHDFTSQIFSLGYCPTGEWLAVGMESSNVEVLHHTKPDKYQLHLHESCVLSLKFAYCGKWFVSTGKDNLLNAWRTPYGASIFQSKESSSVLSCDISADDKYIVTGSGDKKATVYEVIY, encoded by the exons GCACCTCATCAGCCGGGGCAGCCTGGCTTCAAGTTCACCGTGGCCGAGTCCTGCGACCGGATCAAAGACGAGTTCCAGTTCCTGCAGGCCCAGTACCACAG cCTTAAAGTGGAGTACGACAAACTGGCCAATGAGAAGACGGAGATGCAGCGTCACTACGTCATG TACTACGAGATGTCCTATGGGCTCAACATTGAGATGCACAAACAG ACTGAGATTGCCAAACGTCTCAATGCAATTCTGGCTCAGATCATGCCATTCTTGTCACAAGAG CATCAACAGCAGGTGGCTCAAGCTGTTGAACGGGCCAAGCAGGTGACAATGACTGAGCTGAATGCGATCATCGGG cagcagccgccgccTCATAGTGCCTATCCAGCCTTCATG cagcagcagctccaggcccAGCACCTCTCTCACGCCGCCCACGGCCCCCCGATCCAGCTGCCCCCTCACCCCTCAGGCCTGCAGCCGCCTGGCATCCCCTCGGTGACAGGCGCTGGCTCCGGCCTGCTGGCTCTGGGAGCTCTTGGCAGTCAGGCCCACCTGCCTGTGAAGGATGAGAAGAACCACCACGACCTGGAGCACCGAG AGCGCGAGTCGAGCACG AATAACTCGGTGTCGCCGTCAGACAGCCTACGGGCCGCGAGCGAGAAGCACCGCAGCTCTTCAGATTACGGCCTCGACTCCAAGAAACGCAAAGTGGACGACAAGGACAACATGAGCAGATAC GACAGCGACGGAGACAAGAGTGACGACCTGGTGGTGGACGTGTCCAACGAG GACCCGGCCACCCCCCGAGCCAGCCCGGCCCACTCGCCTCCGGAGAACGGCCTCGATAAATCCCGGGGCCTGAAGAAGGACGCCGCCCCCAACAGCCCCGCCTCCGTCGCCTCTTCCGGCAGCACACCGTCCTCCAAAGCAAAGGACCACGCCCAT AACGACAAGTCGTCCACGCCGAGCCTGAAGTCCAACACGCCCACACCCAGGAACGAGGCGCCGACCCCAGGAACCAGCACCACTCCAGGACTCCGACCGCTAACGCTGGGCAAACCCCCCGGCATGGAGGCACTAA CTGCTCCCGCCCTGCGCACGCCGCTGTCCATCGCAGGTTCCTACGCCACGCCGTTTGGAATGATGAGTCATCACGAGATGAACGGGTCCCTCACCAGCCCCAGCGTGTACCCGGGTCTCATCTCGCCTCAGATgagcgctgcagctgctgccgccTACGGACGCTCACCAATT ccggGGTTTGACCCTCATTCTCACATGAGAGCTCCGGGCCTGCCAGCCAGCCTCACGTCTATTTCTGGAGGAAAACC agcttattcTTTTCACGTGAGTGCAGATGGCCAGATGCAGCCCGTGCCCTTCCCTCCGGACGCCCTGGTGGGCCCGGGCATCCCGCGCCACGCTCGCCAGATCAACACGCTGAGCCACGGCGAGGTGGTGTGCGCTGTCACCATCAGCAACCCCACGCGTCACGTCTACACCGGCGGCAAGGGCTGTGTCAAGATCTGGGACATCAGCCAACCGGGCAGCAAGAGCCCAGTGTCCCAGCTCGACTGCCTG AACAGAGACAATTACATCCGCTCGTGCAAGCTGCTGCCTGACGGCCGCACCCTGATCGTGGGGGGGGAGGCCAGCACGCTGACCATCTGGGACCTGGCCTCACAGACGCCACGCATCAAGGCCGAGCTCACTTCCTCCGCTCCGGCCTGCTACGCCCTGGCCATCAGCCCCGACGCCAAGgtctgcttctcctgctgctccgaTGGGAACATCGCGGTGTGGGACCTCCACAACCAGACCCTCGTCAG GCAGTTCCAGGGCCACACAGACGGAGCCAGCTGCATCGACATCTCCCACGACGGGACCAAGCTGTGGACCGGAGGCCTGGACAACACCGTGCGCTCCTGGGACCTGAGGGAGGGACGGCAGCTCCAACAACACGACTTTACCTCacag ATCTTCTCTCTCGGCTACTGTCCCACCGGAGAGTGGCTGGCTGTCGGCATGGAGAGCAGCAACGTGGAAGTGCTTCATCACACCAAGCCCGACAAGTATCAGCTGCACCTGCACGAGAGCTGCGTCCTCTCACTCAAGTTCGCCTACTGTG GTAAATGGTTTGTGAGCACAGGGAAGGACAATCTGCTGAATGCATGGAGGACTCCTTATGGTGCCAGCATATTCCAG TCGAAGGAGTCGTCCTCCGTCCTGAGCTGTGACATCTCAGCAGACGACAAATACATCGTGACCGGATCCGGAGACAAGAAGGCCACGGTCTACGAGGTGATCTACTGA
- the tle3b gene encoding transducin-like enhancer protein 3-B isoform X7, which translates to MYPQGRHPAPHQPGQPGFKFTVAESCDRIKDEFQFLQAQYHSLKVEYDKLANEKTEMQRHYVMYYEMSYGLNIEMHKQTEIAKRLNAILAQIMPFLSQEHQQQVAQAVERAKQVTMTELNAIIGVRGLPNLPLTQQQLQAQHLSHAAHGPPIQLPPHPSGLQPPGIPSVTGAGSGLLALGALGSQAHLPVKDEKNHHDLEHRERESSTNNSVSPSDSLRAASEKHRSSSDYGLDSKKRKVDDKDNMSRYDSDGDKSDDLVVDVSNEDPATPRASPAHSPPENGLDKSRGLKKDAAPNSPASVASSGSTPSSKAKDHAHNDKSSTPSLKSNTPTPRNEAPTPGTSTTPGLRPLTLGKPPGMEALTAPALRTPLSIAGSYATPFGMMSHHEMNGSLTSPSVYPGLISPQMSAAAAAAYGRSPIPGFDPHSHMRAPGLPASLTSISGGKPAYSFHVSADGQMQPVPFPPDALVGPGIPRHARQINTLSHGEVVCAVTISNPTRHVYTGGKGCVKIWDISQPGSKSPVSQLDCLNRDNYIRSCKLLPDGRTLIVGGEASTLTIWDLASQTPRIKAELTSSAPACYALAISPDAKVCFSCCSDGNIAVWDLHNQTLVRQFQGHTDGASCIDISHDGTKLWTGGLDNTVRSWDLREGRQLQQHDFTSQIFSLGYCPTGEWLAVGMESSNVEVLHHTKPDKYQLHLHESCVLSLKFAYCGKWFVSTGKDNLLNAWRTPYGASIFQSKESSSVLSCDISADDKYIVTGSGDKKATVYEVIY; encoded by the exons GCACCTCATCAGCCGGGGCAGCCTGGCTTCAAGTTCACCGTGGCCGAGTCCTGCGACCGGATCAAAGACGAGTTCCAGTTCCTGCAGGCCCAGTACCACAG cCTTAAAGTGGAGTACGACAAACTGGCCAATGAGAAGACGGAGATGCAGCGTCACTACGTCATG TACTACGAGATGTCCTATGGGCTCAACATTGAGATGCACAAACAG ACTGAGATTGCCAAACGTCTCAATGCAATTCTGGCTCAGATCATGCCATTCTTGTCACAAGAG CATCAACAGCAGGTGGCTCAAGCTGTTGAACGGGCCAAGCAGGTGACAATGACTGAGCTGAATGCGATCATCGGGGTACGTGGACTTCCCAATCTGCCTCTCACT cagcagcagctccaggcccAGCACCTCTCTCACGCCGCCCACGGCCCCCCGATCCAGCTGCCCCCTCACCCCTCAGGCCTGCAGCCGCCTGGCATCCCCTCGGTGACAGGCGCTGGCTCCGGCCTGCTGGCTCTGGGAGCTCTTGGCAGTCAGGCCCACCTGCCTGTGAAGGATGAGAAGAACCACCACGACCTGGAGCACCGAG AGCGCGAGTCGAGCACG AATAACTCGGTGTCGCCGTCAGACAGCCTACGGGCCGCGAGCGAGAAGCACCGCAGCTCTTCAGATTACGGCCTCGACTCCAAGAAACGCAAAGTGGACGACAAGGACAACATGAGCAGATAC GACAGCGACGGAGACAAGAGTGACGACCTGGTGGTGGACGTGTCCAACGAG GACCCGGCCACCCCCCGAGCCAGCCCGGCCCACTCGCCTCCGGAGAACGGCCTCGATAAATCCCGGGGCCTGAAGAAGGACGCCGCCCCCAACAGCCCCGCCTCCGTCGCCTCTTCCGGCAGCACACCGTCCTCCAAAGCAAAGGACCACGCCCAT AACGACAAGTCGTCCACGCCGAGCCTGAAGTCCAACACGCCCACACCCAGGAACGAGGCGCCGACCCCAGGAACCAGCACCACTCCAGGACTCCGACCGCTAACGCTGGGCAAACCCCCCGGCATGGAGGCACTAA CTGCTCCCGCCCTGCGCACGCCGCTGTCCATCGCAGGTTCCTACGCCACGCCGTTTGGAATGATGAGTCATCACGAGATGAACGGGTCCCTCACCAGCCCCAGCGTGTACCCGGGTCTCATCTCGCCTCAGATgagcgctgcagctgctgccgccTACGGACGCTCACCAATT ccggGGTTTGACCCTCATTCTCACATGAGAGCTCCGGGCCTGCCAGCCAGCCTCACGTCTATTTCTGGAGGAAAACC agcttattcTTTTCACGTGAGTGCAGATGGCCAGATGCAGCCCGTGCCCTTCCCTCCGGACGCCCTGGTGGGCCCGGGCATCCCGCGCCACGCTCGCCAGATCAACACGCTGAGCCACGGCGAGGTGGTGTGCGCTGTCACCATCAGCAACCCCACGCGTCACGTCTACACCGGCGGCAAGGGCTGTGTCAAGATCTGGGACATCAGCCAACCGGGCAGCAAGAGCCCAGTGTCCCAGCTCGACTGCCTG AACAGAGACAATTACATCCGCTCGTGCAAGCTGCTGCCTGACGGCCGCACCCTGATCGTGGGGGGGGAGGCCAGCACGCTGACCATCTGGGACCTGGCCTCACAGACGCCACGCATCAAGGCCGAGCTCACTTCCTCCGCTCCGGCCTGCTACGCCCTGGCCATCAGCCCCGACGCCAAGgtctgcttctcctgctgctccgaTGGGAACATCGCGGTGTGGGACCTCCACAACCAGACCCTCGTCAG GCAGTTCCAGGGCCACACAGACGGAGCCAGCTGCATCGACATCTCCCACGACGGGACCAAGCTGTGGACCGGAGGCCTGGACAACACCGTGCGCTCCTGGGACCTGAGGGAGGGACGGCAGCTCCAACAACACGACTTTACCTCacag ATCTTCTCTCTCGGCTACTGTCCCACCGGAGAGTGGCTGGCTGTCGGCATGGAGAGCAGCAACGTGGAAGTGCTTCATCACACCAAGCCCGACAAGTATCAGCTGCACCTGCACGAGAGCTGCGTCCTCTCACTCAAGTTCGCCTACTGTG GTAAATGGTTTGTGAGCACAGGGAAGGACAATCTGCTGAATGCATGGAGGACTCCTTATGGTGCCAGCATATTCCAG TCGAAGGAGTCGTCCTCCGTCCTGAGCTGTGACATCTCAGCAGACGACAAATACATCGTGACCGGATCCGGAGACAAGAAGGCCACGGTCTACGAGGTGATCTACTGA
- the tle3b gene encoding transducin-like enhancer protein 3-B isoform X5, which translates to MYPQGRHPAPHQPGQPGFKFTVAESCDRIKDEFQFLQAQYHSLKVEYDKLANEKTEMQRHYVMYYEMSYGLNIEMHKQTEIAKRLNAILAQIMPFLSQEHQQQVAQAVERAKQVTMTELNAIIGQQQPPPHSAYPAFMQQQLQAQHLSHAAHGPPIQLPPHPSGLQPPGIPSVTGAGSGLLALGALGSQAHLPVKDEKNHHDLEHRERESSTNNSVSPSDSLRAASEKHRSSSDYGLDSKKRKVDDKDNMSRYDSDGDKSDDLVVDVSNEDPATPRASPAHSPPENGLDKSRGLKKDAAPNSPASVASSGSTPSSKAKDHAHNDKSSTPSLKSNTPTPRNEAPTPGTSTTPGLRPLTLGKPPGMEALTAPALRTPLSIAGSYATPFGMMSHHEMNGSLTSPSVYPGLISPQMSAAAAAAYGRSPIPGFDPHSHMRAPGLPASLTSISGGKPAYSFHVSADGQMQPVPFPPDALVGPGIPRHARQINTLSHGEVVCAVTISNPTRHVYTGGKGCVKIWDISQPGSKSPVSQLDCLNRDNYIRSCKLLPDGRTLIVGGEASTLTIWDLASQTPRIKAELTSSAPACYALAISPDAKVCFSCCSDGNIAVWDLHNQTLVRQFQGHTDGASCIDISHDGTKLWTGGLDNTVRSWDLREGRQLQQHDFTSQIFSLGYCPTGEWLAVGMESSNVEVLHHTKPDKYQLHLHESCVLSLKFAYCGKWFVSTGKDNLLNAWRTPYGASIFQSKESSSVLSCDISADDKYIVTGSGDKKATVYEVIY; encoded by the exons GCACCTCATCAGCCGGGGCAGCCTGGCTTCAAGTTCACCGTGGCCGAGTCCTGCGACCGGATCAAAGACGAGTTCCAGTTCCTGCAGGCCCAGTACCACAG cCTTAAAGTGGAGTACGACAAACTGGCCAATGAGAAGACGGAGATGCAGCGTCACTACGTCATG TACTACGAGATGTCCTATGGGCTCAACATTGAGATGCACAAACAG ACTGAGATTGCCAAACGTCTCAATGCAATTCTGGCTCAGATCATGCCATTCTTGTCACAAGAG CATCAACAGCAGGTGGCTCAAGCTGTTGAACGGGCCAAGCAGGTGACAATGACTGAGCTGAATGCGATCATCGGG cagcagcagccgccgccTCATAGTGCCTATCCAGCCTTCATG cagcagcagctccaggcccAGCACCTCTCTCACGCCGCCCACGGCCCCCCGATCCAGCTGCCCCCTCACCCCTCAGGCCTGCAGCCGCCTGGCATCCCCTCGGTGACAGGCGCTGGCTCCGGCCTGCTGGCTCTGGGAGCTCTTGGCAGTCAGGCCCACCTGCCTGTGAAGGATGAGAAGAACCACCACGACCTGGAGCACCGAG AGCGCGAGTCGAGCACG AATAACTCGGTGTCGCCGTCAGACAGCCTACGGGCCGCGAGCGAGAAGCACCGCAGCTCTTCAGATTACGGCCTCGACTCCAAGAAACGCAAAGTGGACGACAAGGACAACATGAGCAGATAC GACAGCGACGGAGACAAGAGTGACGACCTGGTGGTGGACGTGTCCAACGAG GACCCGGCCACCCCCCGAGCCAGCCCGGCCCACTCGCCTCCGGAGAACGGCCTCGATAAATCCCGGGGCCTGAAGAAGGACGCCGCCCCCAACAGCCCCGCCTCCGTCGCCTCTTCCGGCAGCACACCGTCCTCCAAAGCAAAGGACCACGCCCAT AACGACAAGTCGTCCACGCCGAGCCTGAAGTCCAACACGCCCACACCCAGGAACGAGGCGCCGACCCCAGGAACCAGCACCACTCCAGGACTCCGACCGCTAACGCTGGGCAAACCCCCCGGCATGGAGGCACTAA CTGCTCCCGCCCTGCGCACGCCGCTGTCCATCGCAGGTTCCTACGCCACGCCGTTTGGAATGATGAGTCATCACGAGATGAACGGGTCCCTCACCAGCCCCAGCGTGTACCCGGGTCTCATCTCGCCTCAGATgagcgctgcagctgctgccgccTACGGACGCTCACCAATT ccggGGTTTGACCCTCATTCTCACATGAGAGCTCCGGGCCTGCCAGCCAGCCTCACGTCTATTTCTGGAGGAAAACC agcttattcTTTTCACGTGAGTGCAGATGGCCAGATGCAGCCCGTGCCCTTCCCTCCGGACGCCCTGGTGGGCCCGGGCATCCCGCGCCACGCTCGCCAGATCAACACGCTGAGCCACGGCGAGGTGGTGTGCGCTGTCACCATCAGCAACCCCACGCGTCACGTCTACACCGGCGGCAAGGGCTGTGTCAAGATCTGGGACATCAGCCAACCGGGCAGCAAGAGCCCAGTGTCCCAGCTCGACTGCCTG AACAGAGACAATTACATCCGCTCGTGCAAGCTGCTGCCTGACGGCCGCACCCTGATCGTGGGGGGGGAGGCCAGCACGCTGACCATCTGGGACCTGGCCTCACAGACGCCACGCATCAAGGCCGAGCTCACTTCCTCCGCTCCGGCCTGCTACGCCCTGGCCATCAGCCCCGACGCCAAGgtctgcttctcctgctgctccgaTGGGAACATCGCGGTGTGGGACCTCCACAACCAGACCCTCGTCAG GCAGTTCCAGGGCCACACAGACGGAGCCAGCTGCATCGACATCTCCCACGACGGGACCAAGCTGTGGACCGGAGGCCTGGACAACACCGTGCGCTCCTGGGACCTGAGGGAGGGACGGCAGCTCCAACAACACGACTTTACCTCacag ATCTTCTCTCTCGGCTACTGTCCCACCGGAGAGTGGCTGGCTGTCGGCATGGAGAGCAGCAACGTGGAAGTGCTTCATCACACCAAGCCCGACAAGTATCAGCTGCACCTGCACGAGAGCTGCGTCCTCTCACTCAAGTTCGCCTACTGTG GTAAATGGTTTGTGAGCACAGGGAAGGACAATCTGCTGAATGCATGGAGGACTCCTTATGGTGCCAGCATATTCCAG TCGAAGGAGTCGTCCTCCGTCCTGAGCTGTGACATCTCAGCAGACGACAAATACATCGTGACCGGATCCGGAGACAAGAAGGCCACGGTCTACGAGGTGATCTACTGA